The nucleotide sequence TCTCAATAGGGATACGTAACGTTTCAATATTATCAATAGGATTAAGAACGACATCTCTTCCTAAGCTTAGCATTTTGGTCGTGCGCATATTTGTTTCTAAATGAGGCTCCAACATACCAATAAGTTTTGGAATTTTGGTCATACCTGATATAGTAAATAACTCATTTTTAAGATGTTGTAATAT is from Desertibacillus haloalkaliphilus and encodes:
- a CDS encoding LCP family protein, translating into MSDPNNAINFEPGAQSLNGEETLKYVRFRKDHENDFGRVKRQQEILQHLKNELFTISGMTKIPKLIGMLEPHLETNMRTTKMLSLGRDVVLNPIDNIETLRIPIE